The following are encoded in a window of Haliaeetus albicilla chromosome 1, bHalAlb1.1, whole genome shotgun sequence genomic DNA:
- the SOWAHB gene encoding ankyrin repeat domain-containing protein SOWAHB translates to MARELSQEAVLDFLWGAGGRAPNTALLRHFQPFLRDPALTEQQRRERREYFKSLVNSLATVHPAAAPGASKDIVLRRRYRDLLDEELPPPPPPPPEERQERDEEEEEEKEPPPPPPRRDPDRRRGPPGEVAEKRRPAGGQPPRAAVAGGCAARGRGGPCCECRRARRAAAAAAPPPGPGALPPAGPPRCRSPPPPAQPPPYRTRPLSSGPWALRPDGPPRSRPPALPSGPGALPPAGPPRSPSPPLPPAGPPPYRSLQPPSARPSRPRSPPLPGVLPRPGSAPFGPLRPQRPRGPPPPQSPPLPSGPGALPPDRLPQPRSPPQPPTGMPPLKAPPPSAGPGGRPPTGPSQPPLLSRGPRVLSPTELPLSRSPGPPVAEPPPCPCPPLLSAPGVLSLSRSLQVLPARPSPSPPLLSGPDVLPAARLPPSQSRSLQQLPTWSSPPPPRRSKVLTPSGPTQTQTLPLPSGRGVRPPPSRSPPQSPTQPAPSRSLQPPPAGPAPSQSLLPAQGPNRPQAPDSSPPARLPVFRSIRCQLALLEVQGIPPSLPDDCGQQPRTMPSKKSLRNVPSRGLLVPLGQREHAWLVAMSAGCWARVRELFLEEPELALQRDFMSGFTVLHWLAKHGDGPGLQELAAAAQHAGLALDVDARSGCGYTPLHLAAIHGHQLVIKVLVLQLGCQVQVRDSSGRRPWEYLGSSTSGEIWQLLEAPRGTIMFPTQPLARSVSSASKVSLSAGRTALPACLRPQHGRGADSHGTGSESD, encoded by the coding sequence ATGGCGCGGGAGCTGAGCCAGGAGGCCGTGCTGGATTTCCtctggggggccgggggccgcgCCCCCAACACGGCGCTGCTCCGCCACTTCCAGCCCTTCCTCCGCGACCCGGCGCTGACGGAGCAGCAGCGGCGGGAGCGCCGCGAATATTTCAAGAGCCTCGTCAACTCCCTGGCCACCGTCcaccccgccgccgctcccggcGCCTCCAAGGACATCGTCCTCCGCCGCAGGTACCGCGACCTCCTCGACGAGgagctgccgccgccgccgccgccgccgccggaggAACGGCAGGAGCgggacgaggaggaggaagaagagaaagagccgccgccgccgccgccccgccgcgacCCCGAccggcggcgcggccccccGGGGGAGGTGGCGGAGAAGAGGCGGCCGGCCGGGGGACAGCCCCCGAGGGCCGCCGTCGCGGGGGGCTGCGCtgcccggggccgcggcggaCCCTGCTGCGAGTGCCGCCGGGCtcgccgcgccgccgccgccgccgcccccccgccgggccccggggcgctgccccccgccgggccgccccgctgccgctccccgccgccccccgcgcaGCCGCCCCCGTACCGGACCCGGCCGCTCTCCTCGGGCCCCTGGGCGCTTCGCCCCGACGGGCCGCCGCGCTCCCGGCCCCCGGCGCTGCCGTCGGGTCCTGGGGCGCTGCCCCCCGCCGGGCCGCCACGGTCCCCGtcgccgccgctgccccccgccgggccgccccccTACCGGAGCCTGCAGCCGCCCTCCGCCAGACCGTCCCGGCCCCGGTCCCCACCGCTGCCCGGGGTGCTGCCTCGCCCTGGGTCAGCCCCGTTCGGGCCCCTGCGGCCGCAACGCCCTAGagggccgccccccccccagtccccgcCACTGCCATCGGGCCCGGGGGCGCTGCCCCCTGACAGGCTGCCGCAGCCCCGCTCTCCGCCACAGCCCCCCACCGGGATGCCTCCGCTGAAGGCCCCACCACCCTCGGCAGGCCCAGGGGGGCGGCCCCCCACCGGACCATCCCAGCCCCCGCTGCTGTCACGGGGCCCCAGGGTGCTGTCCCCCACCGAGCTGCCCCTATCCCGGTCCCCGGGGCCACCCGTCGCCGAGCCACCCCCCTGCCCGTGCCCGCCGTTGCTGTCCGCCCCGGGGGTGCTGTCCCTGTCGCGGTCCCTGCAGGTACTCCCCGCCAggccctccccatccccaccgcTTTTATCGGGCCCAGATGTGCTACCGGCCGCCAGGCTGCCTCCATCACAGTCCAGGTCCCTGCAGCAGCTTCCCACCTGGTCATCCCCACCCCCGCCGAGGAGATCCAAGGTGCTGACCCCCAGCGGACCAACCCAAACTCAAACCCTGCCGCTGCCGTCAGGTCGCGGGGTGCGGCCACCCCCATCCCGATCCCCACCGCAGTCCCCCACCCAGCCAGCCCCATCCCGCTCCCTGCAGCCACCCCCTGCCgggccagccccatcccagtccTTGCTGCCAGCGCAGGGCCCCAACAGGCCCCAAGCCCCAGacagcagccccccagcacgGCTGCCTGTCTTCAGGAGCATCAGGTGCCAGCTTGCTTTGCTGGAGGTGCAAGGCATCCCCCCATCGCTGCCAGATGACTGCGGGCAGCAGCCCCGCACCATGCCCTCCAAGAAGTCCCTCAGGAATGTCCCAAGCCGGGGGCTGTTGGTGCCACTGGGGCAGCGGGAGCACGCCTGGCTAGTGGCTATGTCAGCGGGGTGCTGGGCTCGGGTGCGGGAGCTCTTCCTGGAAGAGCCGGAGCTGGCCCTGCAGCGGGACTTCATGTCAGGCTTCACTGTCCTTCACTGGCTGGCCAAGCACGGTGATGGGCCAGGCCTGCAGGAGCTGGCGGCAGCGGCACAGCACGCTGGGCTGGCCCTGGACGTGGATGCCCGCTCCGGCTGCGGGTACACTCCGCTGCACTTGGCTGCCATACACGGCCACCAGCTCGTCATCAaggtgctggtgctgcagctggggtgCCAGGTACAGGTGCGGGACAGCAGCGGGCGCCGGCCCTGGGAGTACCTGGGCAGCTCCACCTCGGGGGAGATCTGGCAGCTCCTGGAGGCACCCCGAGGCACCATTATGTTCCCCACGCAGCCCCTGGCCCGCAGCGTGTCCTCTGCCAGCAAGGTCTCGCTGTCCGCTGGCAGGAcagcactgcctgcctgcctcaggCCGCAGCACGGCCGTGGGGCAGACTCCCATGGAACAGGCAGTGAGAGTGACTGA